CTGGGGATGATCCTGCTGGTGGCGGTGCTGGTGTGGCGCGACAGACAAGGGCCCGCGCAGGTAGGGCTGGCGCGCGAGGGCTGGGCGAAGGAGCTGCTGCTCGGCGTACCGGTGCTCGTCGCCACCTACGCGGTGCACATCGCCGCGTCGGTGCCCATGGCGGCCGTCGCCGTGGCGTTGAAGCTGGCCGACAAGGAGATGCTGGCGCGCAAGGGCCTGGCCACCGCGCTCATCGACACCGGCCTGGACGTGCCCGCCTTCGCGGCCATCATGGTGCTGGTGACAGGCTTCGAGGAGTTCGTCTTCCGGGGCTTCCTCGTGCCCCGCCTGCGCGTGGTGATGGGCCGCTGGGTGCCCGCGGTGCTGGTCGCGGCCGTGCTGTTCTCCGTGGGCCACTTCTACGAAGGCACGCTCGCCGTCTTCCAGACCTTCGTGATGGGGGCCTGGTTCGGGTTCGTCTTCTGGTTCCGGGGACGCCTGCTGCCCCTGGTTGTCGCGCACGCGGCCTTCAACACCATCAGCTTCGCGCTGGTGATGTGGCTGTCGAAGTCAGGCTACCTGGACAAGCTGCCGCCGCTTTGAGGGTAAGCCAGACGCGGAGGACGGCGACGGGAGGCGGAGTGCCTCCCACCGCGAGCCCACGCGGTGTAGGGTGTGCGAGTGCTGCTCAACGACGGCTATGTGTATC
This region of Myxococcus xanthus genomic DNA includes:
- a CDS encoding CPBP family intramembrane glutamic endopeptidase, which produces MRRDVAVLLENAPPRRRALSEAAFVFLAVLGPSSAGPAGRVVLAVLAVALLAWGLALLRPWEATRAGAWLGVLGLLVALGGTGAGAWVATAAEQEKGISLSMAPLCIRALGMILLVAVLVWRDRQGPAQVGLAREGWAKELLLGVPVLVATYAVHIAASVPMAAVAVALKLADKEMLARKGLATALIDTGLDVPAFAAIMVLVTGFEEFVFRGFLVPRLRVVMGRWVPAVLVAAVLFSVGHFYEGTLAVFQTFVMGAWFGFVFWFRGRLLPLVVAHAAFNTISFALVMWLSKSGYLDKLPPL